The following proteins are encoded in a genomic region of Streptomyces lunaelactis:
- a CDS encoding collagenase, whose protein sequence is MRSSPTTRAFARLLIAALIACLGLTLLTPTGQATPVGAKALKPTSAPAPQPATPTSDATALAPDAARAMKQTADAADRPPLRSTLDAVRRTKAAPRAAADCNVSDFTSKTGSALIAQIKDSETTCINTFFNVTGSNAKDLFREEQMVTVADALRETAANYPGDNSTSAAQVVLYLRAGYYVQWNQPATVGDYGPALKSAIQGSLDAFYASPRAFDVNDGNGAILSEAVTLVDSAGENARYLSVVKRLLTDYDSSYDGSWSMLAAVNNTYTILFRGHQFPEFVSAVQADPSILTVLRDFAVTHDDLLGTDKAYLTSNAGRELGRFLQHSVLQPTVSPLAKQLLDRSEITGRTAALWVGVAEMTDEFDKANCSSYGTCDLQNRVRDAVLKVKHTCGPSLKILAQQMTDTELSASCDSLLKQDTYFHGIVKDSGPVKDDNNTTLEVVAFDSSTDYKTYAGVLYGISTDNGGMYLEGDPAQAGNLPRFIAYEAEWLRPDFQIWNLNHEYTHYLDGRFDMYGDFEAGMTTPTVMWVEGFAEYISYSYRNVTYDKAITEAGKNTYKLSQLVDTTYDNSDTTRIYQWGYLAVRYLIQSHPQDVTTLLGHYRTGNWNAARTLLTSTIGTNYDADFASWLSKCAAGDCGAVKKR, encoded by the coding sequence ATGCGCAGTTCCCCCACAACAAGAGCGTTCGCTCGCCTACTGATAGCCGCCCTGATCGCCTGCCTGGGTCTCACCCTGCTCACCCCCACCGGGCAGGCCACCCCAGTCGGGGCCAAGGCCCTCAAGCCGACGTCGGCCCCCGCCCCGCAGCCGGCCACCCCCACCTCGGATGCCACCGCGCTCGCCCCCGACGCCGCGCGGGCGATGAAGCAGACCGCGGACGCGGCCGACCGCCCCCCGCTCCGCAGTACCTTGGATGCCGTTCGGCGCACCAAGGCCGCACCGAGGGCCGCGGCGGACTGCAACGTCAGCGACTTCACCTCGAAGACCGGCAGCGCCCTGATCGCGCAGATCAAGGACTCGGAAACCACCTGTATCAACACGTTCTTCAACGTGACCGGTTCGAACGCCAAGGACCTCTTCCGTGAGGAACAGATGGTCACGGTGGCGGACGCACTGCGCGAAACAGCCGCCAACTACCCTGGCGACAACAGCACTTCGGCCGCCCAGGTCGTGCTGTACCTGCGTGCCGGGTACTACGTGCAGTGGAATCAGCCGGCAACCGTCGGCGACTACGGCCCGGCGCTGAAGAGCGCCATCCAGGGCAGCCTGGATGCCTTCTACGCCTCGCCCCGCGCCTTCGACGTCAACGACGGCAACGGCGCCATCCTGTCCGAGGCGGTCACCCTGGTCGACAGCGCTGGGGAGAACGCCCGCTACCTCAGCGTGGTCAAGCGCCTGCTCACCGACTACGACTCCTCGTACGACGGCTCCTGGTCGATGCTCGCGGCGGTCAACAACACCTACACCATCCTGTTCCGCGGCCACCAGTTTCCGGAGTTCGTGTCCGCCGTGCAGGCCGACCCGAGCATCCTGACCGTACTTCGCGACTTCGCCGTCACCCACGACGACCTGCTCGGCACCGACAAGGCCTACCTGACCAGCAACGCCGGGCGTGAACTGGGACGCTTCCTGCAGCACTCGGTGCTCCAGCCCACCGTCAGCCCGCTGGCCAAGCAACTGCTCGACCGCAGCGAAATCACCGGCCGCACCGCCGCGCTCTGGGTCGGCGTGGCCGAGATGACGGACGAGTTCGACAAGGCCAACTGCTCCTCCTACGGCACCTGCGACCTGCAGAACCGGGTGCGCGACGCCGTGCTGAAGGTCAAGCACACCTGCGGTCCGAGCCTGAAGATCCTCGCCCAGCAGATGACCGACACCGAGTTGTCGGCCAGCTGCGACAGCCTCCTCAAGCAGGACACCTACTTCCACGGCATCGTCAAGGACAGCGGGCCGGTCAAGGACGACAACAACACCACCCTCGAAGTGGTCGCCTTCGACTCCAGCACCGACTACAAGACCTACGCCGGGGTCCTCTACGGCATCTCCACCGACAACGGCGGCATGTACTTGGAAGGCGACCCGGCCCAGGCCGGGAACCTGCCGCGCTTCATCGCCTACGAGGCGGAGTGGCTGCGCCCCGACTTCCAGATCTGGAACCTCAACCACGAGTACACCCACTACCTCGACGGCCGCTTCGACATGTACGGCGACTTCGAAGCGGGGATGACCACCCCGACGGTGATGTGGGTGGAGGGCTTCGCCGAGTACATCTCCTACTCGTACCGCAACGTCACCTACGACAAGGCGATCACCGAGGCGGGCAAGAACACCTACAAGCTCAGCCAGCTCGTCGACACCACCTACGACAACTCCGACACCACCCGGATCTACCAGTGGGGCTACCTGGCCGTCCGCTACCTGATCCAGTCTCACCCCCAGGACGTGACCACCCTGCTCGGCCACTACCGCACCGGCAACTGGAACGCCGCCCGCACCCTGCTCACCAGCACCATCGGCACCAATTACGACGCCGATTTCGCAAGCTGGCTGAGCAAGTGCGCCGCCGGCGACTGCGGCGCCGTCAAGAAACGGTGA
- a CDS encoding ferredoxin, translating to MRLVVDLNRCQGYAQCAFLAPDVFAMHGDEALLYNPQADAEQSEPLARAVAACPVQAILVEGLDETAGVPTAPGEEASRGR from the coding sequence ATGAGGCTTGTCGTCGATCTGAACCGCTGCCAGGGATATGCGCAATGCGCGTTCCTCGCACCCGATGTCTTCGCCATGCACGGCGACGAGGCACTGCTGTACAACCCGCAGGCCGACGCCGAGCAGAGTGAGCCCCTGGCGCGTGCCGTGGCCGCGTGCCCCGTCCAGGCCATCCTCGTGGAGGGCCTGGACGAAACGGCCGGTGTGCCCACCGCGCCCGGTGAGGAGGCATCCCGTGGACGGTGA
- a CDS encoding cytochrome P450: MTSLLRQITDYSNRANPYPLYAELRKTPVAHDEDGPYVISTYHEIESLLHDPRISSEARNLSAPVADELQQPEQETSLPPGFLRLDPPEHDRMRRMTNRPFGPPHSPRRVEGMRPELGEIVSGLIDGLANDGGIDLVDQFSYPFPVTVICRLLGVPREDEARFHTWADTLAASLDPAPSEDLAERDRIAKEARTQLGMYLAGLIEERRKSPRDDMLSALVNGGGPDGAMTTMEVLSTAALLLIAGHETTVNLITNGMLTLLRHPDVLQRLRDEPRLAVPIVEELLRYEPPVQLLPQRTPIADIEVRGVTIPKGSSLWLVLASGNRDPQRFEDPDRFDPDRKDIQHLGLGSGIHSCFGAPLARLEAQIALSELARRLDNPRLVEDPPPYRHNAVLRGPRHLNIEFDGLRA; encoded by the coding sequence ATGACGTCACTCCTGCGGCAGATCACCGACTATTCCAACCGCGCCAACCCCTACCCCCTCTACGCGGAGCTCCGAAAGACGCCGGTGGCCCACGACGAGGACGGCCCGTACGTCATCAGCACCTACCACGAGATCGAGAGCCTGCTGCACGATCCGCGGATCAGCTCCGAGGCCCGCAATCTCTCCGCGCCGGTGGCCGACGAGCTGCAGCAGCCGGAGCAGGAGACGAGCCTGCCGCCCGGCTTCCTGCGGCTCGACCCCCCGGAGCACGACCGGATGCGCCGTATGACCAACCGCCCCTTCGGGCCGCCGCACAGCCCCCGGCGCGTCGAGGGCATGCGCCCGGAACTGGGTGAGATCGTCTCCGGTCTCATCGACGGTCTCGCGAACGACGGCGGCATCGACCTGGTCGACCAGTTCTCCTACCCCTTCCCCGTCACGGTGATCTGCCGACTGCTCGGTGTGCCGCGTGAGGACGAGGCACGCTTCCACACCTGGGCCGACACCCTCGCCGCCAGCCTGGATCCCGCCCCGAGCGAGGACCTCGCCGAGCGGGACCGCATCGCGAAGGAGGCCAGGACGCAACTGGGCATGTACCTGGCCGGGCTGATCGAGGAGCGGCGCAAGTCGCCGCGTGACGACATGCTCTCCGCACTGGTCAACGGTGGTGGACCGGACGGAGCCATGACGACGATGGAGGTGCTCAGCACCGCGGCCCTGCTGCTGATCGCAGGCCATGAGACGACGGTCAACCTGATCACCAACGGGATGCTCACCCTGCTGCGCCACCCCGATGTCCTTCAGCGCCTGCGGGACGAGCCGCGCCTGGCCGTGCCGATCGTGGAGGAACTGCTGCGCTACGAACCGCCGGTGCAGTTGCTGCCGCAGCGCACACCGATCGCCGACATCGAGGTCCGCGGTGTCACCATCCCCAAGGGATCGTCGTTGTGGCTGGTTCTGGCGTCGGGCAACCGCGACCCGCAACGCTTCGAGGACCCCGACCGCTTCGACCCGGACCGGAAGGACATCCAGCACCTGGGACTCGGCAGCGGTATCCACAGCTGCTTCGGCGCGCCGCTGGCCCGCCTCGAGGCCCAGATCGCCCTGTCCGAACTCGCCCGCAGGCTCGACAATCCCCGCCTGGTGGAAGATCCTCCGCCGTATCGCCACAACGCAGTCCTGCGGGGACCCCGCCATCTGAACATCGAGTTCGACGGCCTGCGCGCGTAG
- a CDS encoding mannose-binding protein: MSPQHHTPGANAEAAAARAEEAGSPPPSSAPDEQAPSPAAAPKAESGTAPSGETAAATATAAAPPPAAAKPAEEPEEGVAVAAAVGTAPPDVKAATGTDTGRPRKPILAGAAIAGAVLVAIPLLLVGSANDERPDSAKGLAADSDTVLNASSAPAVLDDYVAEKPSSSPSKAKPKKSKAPKVAVVQPAAPSPSPKASNSPEKKAKATPKPNWGTKTVYAASVLQVGQAWSTNRIRMVMQSDGNLVVYNEKGKPIWAAMTFGANHRAIFQQDGNLVIHNADDRPIWASKSHGHENAQLVLRADGKVVILHNGGVIWST, encoded by the coding sequence ATGTCCCCCCAGCACCACACCCCCGGCGCGAACGCGGAGGCGGCCGCCGCCCGCGCAGAGGAGGCCGGGTCGCCACCCCCGTCCTCGGCACCGGACGAGCAGGCCCCGAGCCCCGCCGCGGCCCCCAAGGCGGAGTCAGGCACTGCCCCGAGCGGCGAGACCGCTGCCGCGACCGCCACCGCCGCCGCCCCGCCCCCGGCCGCCGCCAAGCCCGCCGAGGAGCCCGAGGAGGGCGTCGCCGTGGCGGCGGCCGTCGGAACGGCGCCGCCTGACGTCAAGGCCGCCACCGGTACCGACACAGGACGCCCCCGCAAGCCGATCCTGGCGGGGGCCGCGATCGCCGGCGCCGTCCTGGTCGCCATACCCCTGCTGCTGGTGGGGAGCGCGAATGACGAGCGACCCGACTCCGCCAAGGGGCTGGCCGCGGACTCCGACACCGTCCTGAACGCGAGCTCCGCCCCCGCCGTGCTCGACGACTACGTGGCCGAGAAGCCCAGTTCGTCCCCGAGCAAGGCGAAGCCGAAGAAGAGCAAGGCTCCGAAGGTCGCCGTCGTCCAGCCTGCTGCGCCCTCGCCGAGCCCCAAGGCGAGCAACTCGCCCGAGAAGAAGGCCAAGGCGACCCCGAAGCCGAACTGGGGCACGAAGACCGTCTACGCGGCCAGTGTCCTGCAGGTCGGACAGGCCTGGTCCACCAACCGCATCCGCATGGTCATGCAGAGCGACGGCAACCTCGTCGTCTACAACGAGAAGGGCAAGCCCATCTGGGCGGCCATGACGTTCGGCGCCAACCACCGGGCAATCTTCCAGCAGGACGGCAACCTCGTCATCCACAACGCCGACGACCGCCCCATCTGGGCCTCCAAGAGCCACGGCCACGAGAACGCCCAGCTGGTCCTGCGGGCGGACGGCAAGGTCGTCATTCTTCACAACGGCGGAGTCATCTGGTCCACCTGA
- a CDS encoding GntR family transcriptional regulator — MGHLKHRDLNATRERLRDQVAHALRAALISGELLPGEVYSAPVLAEDFGISATPVREAMLDLAREGLVEPVRNKGFRVTEVKEHDLDQYTEIRALIEVPTIGRITRSTPREELEALRPVAEEIVRAARDHDLIGYLEADRQFHLSLLALSGNERLVETVGDLRKRSRLYGLTTLDERGELIPSAEEHLELLDLMLAGDARGAEKCMAKHLGHVRSLWAKGGTAAKSGR; from the coding sequence ATGGGGCACCTGAAGCATCGCGATCTGAACGCTACCCGGGAGCGGCTGCGCGACCAGGTCGCCCACGCTCTGCGGGCCGCCCTGATCTCCGGTGAGCTGCTGCCCGGTGAGGTGTACTCCGCGCCGGTCCTTGCCGAGGACTTCGGGATCTCCGCCACGCCGGTGCGCGAGGCGATGCTCGACCTGGCTCGCGAGGGCCTGGTCGAGCCCGTCCGCAACAAAGGCTTCCGGGTCACCGAAGTCAAAGAGCACGACCTCGACCAGTACACCGAGATCCGCGCGCTCATCGAGGTCCCCACGATCGGCCGGATCACCCGCTCCACCCCCCGTGAGGAGTTGGAAGCGCTGCGGCCGGTCGCCGAGGAGATCGTGCGAGCCGCGCGCGACCACGACCTCATCGGCTACCTGGAGGCGGACCGGCAGTTCCACCTCTCGCTGCTCGCCCTCTCCGGTAACGAGAGACTCGTCGAAACCGTCGGTGACCTGCGCAAGCGCTCGCGCCTGTACGGGCTCACAACCCTGGACGAGCGAGGCGAGCTGATCCCGTCTGCCGAGGAGCACCTGGAACTCCTCGACCTGATGCTTGCGGGCGATGCGAGGGGCGCGGAGAAGTGCATGGCCAAGCACCTCGGGCATGTCCGCTCGCTCTGGGCCAAGGGCGGGACCGCGGCGAAATCCGGCAGGTAG
- a CDS encoding type VII secretion system-associated protein, translating to MRPGERQEGRHDALSVVPDGSGPTAASEPVVADVTETTEFADTPEIPEAVRAAARRAPGHWIGVVDPEWTEERTPPEWAVLGEWQSDEDGGVGDYRANPAYRPSARVLGWPEPSDPVDAAAQRAATGYGSVDEALAALAEAEITVVRGPDGGPLTATGLDGAPVVLLFTSPVHEFMSAALRHDTLPARELARSLSASGTRLLANAGAAAPLLVPADSLLDPVRVPGAEGAPAAEAVTVESSGGPSGSADRTGPAAAARTDSSPEPWPHTTGRTT from the coding sequence ATGCGGCCCGGAGAACGGCAAGAGGGCAGGCATGATGCCTTGTCCGTGGTGCCTGACGGCTCCGGCCCGACCGCCGCTTCCGAGCCAGTCGTTGCCGACGTCACCGAGACCACCGAATTCGCGGACACGCCCGAGATACCCGAGGCCGTGCGGGCCGCCGCCCGCCGGGCGCCGGGGCACTGGATCGGCGTGGTCGACCCGGAGTGGACCGAGGAGCGGACGCCGCCGGAGTGGGCGGTGCTGGGGGAGTGGCAGTCGGACGAGGACGGGGGCGTGGGGGACTACCGCGCCAACCCGGCGTACCGGCCCTCGGCCCGGGTGCTCGGCTGGCCGGAGCCCAGCGACCCGGTGGACGCGGCGGCGCAGCGTGCCGCCACCGGTTACGGCTCGGTGGACGAGGCGCTCGCGGCGCTCGCGGAGGCGGAGATCACAGTGGTGCGCGGGCCGGATGGCGGGCCGCTCACGGCCACCGGCCTGGACGGGGCACCGGTGGTGCTGTTGTTCACCTCGCCGGTACACGAGTTCATGTCCGCGGCACTTCGACATGACACGCTTCCCGCACGCGAGTTGGCCCGTTCACTGAGTGCTTCGGGCACCCGGTTGCTGGCGAACGCCGGAGCCGCGGCCCCCTTGCTTGTCCCGGCGGACAGTCTTCTCGATCCCGTACGTGTGCCGGGTGCCGAGGGGGCGCCCGCAGCAGAGGCCGTGACGGTGGAGAGCTCCGGCGGCCCCTCCGGCTCGGCGGACCGCACCGGCCCTGCGGCCGCGGCCCGGACCGACAGCTCTCCTGAACCCTGGCCCCACACCACAGGGAGGACCACGTGA
- a CDS encoding RICIN domain-containing protein, translating to MTRSAPQPPISPCAEPGSDGEETAATAAVAEPAPAPAPKTEPNSEPAEAKSGAEAGTKLAAAEETAAQGSTTEPEGGAGSETGTNSETGTSSESGAASGSQSEAEGDPGAAAAAKSRLPALVRTMTVTAIDRPQQQAGPVGRPGKAVLAGAAVAGALLVAVPFMMLGGNDDKDRRGPASAGTVLGGNAQDAPGEFATTTPDTGSSGDGKKDPDQQGKQKEPVKEASASAPVKGGDKGEGRPKDAGTKDQPEKQSGGKTSDGRKDQPAKAGSGVTLSAPVSLRSHLSGRCIDVPGGDFSDGKQLIVWDCNNGPAQRWQFASDGTVRIKGKCLDVANANYNDGTPIQIAWCSGNAAQKFVLNASHDLVNTVVGKCVDIKDNNRGSGARLQLWSCAGTDNQKWSV from the coding sequence GTGACACGTTCGGCCCCACAACCCCCCATCTCCCCGTGTGCCGAGCCCGGTTCCGACGGCGAGGAGACGGCCGCGACCGCAGCCGTCGCCGAGCCCGCACCCGCACCCGCACCCAAGACCGAGCCCAACTCTGAGCCCGCGGAGGCGAAGAGCGGAGCCGAGGCCGGTACGAAACTTGCCGCGGCCGAGGAGACGGCCGCACAGGGCAGCACCACAGAGCCCGAAGGCGGCGCCGGCTCCGAGACCGGCACCAACTCCGAGACCGGCACCAGCTCCGAGAGCGGGGCGGCCTCCGGCAGTCAGTCCGAAGCCGAAGGCGACCCCGGTGCCGCCGCGGCCGCCAAGAGCCGGCTGCCGGCGCTCGTACGGACCATGACCGTGACCGCGATCGACCGGCCGCAGCAGCAGGCCGGACCGGTGGGGCGGCCGGGTAAGGCGGTGCTGGCCGGGGCCGCGGTCGCGGGGGCGCTGCTCGTGGCGGTGCCGTTCATGATGCTCGGCGGGAACGACGACAAGGACCGCAGAGGGCCGGCGTCGGCGGGAACAGTGCTCGGCGGGAACGCGCAGGACGCACCGGGCGAGTTCGCTACGACCACACCCGACACCGGTTCCTCCGGCGACGGCAAGAAGGACCCCGACCAGCAGGGCAAGCAGAAGGAGCCGGTGAAAGAGGCTTCCGCGTCCGCTCCGGTGAAGGGCGGGGACAAGGGCGAGGGCCGGCCGAAGGACGCCGGTACGAAGGACCAGCCGGAGAAACAGAGCGGCGGGAAGACGTCCGATGGCCGCAAGGACCAGCCCGCGAAGGCCGGTTCGGGCGTGACTCTCAGTGCCCCCGTCTCCCTGCGCAGTCACCTCTCGGGCCGTTGCATCGACGTACCGGGCGGCGACTTCAGCGACGGCAAGCAGCTGATCGTGTGGGACTGCAACAACGGCCCCGCGCAGAGGTGGCAGTTCGCCTCCGACGGCACCGTCCGCATCAAGGGCAAGTGCCTGGACGTGGCCAACGCGAACTACAACGACGGCACCCCCATCCAGATCGCCTGGTGCAGTGGCAACGCCGCCCAGAAGTTCGTCCTGAACGCCAGCCACGACCTGGTCAACACCGTTGTCGGCAAGTGCGTCGACATCAAGGACAACAACCGGGGCAGCGGGGCCCGGCTGCAGCTGTGGAGCTGCGCGGGGACCGACAACCAGAAGTGGAGCGTCTGA
- a CDS encoding NAD(P)/FAD-dependent oxidoreductase — protein sequence MDGDRQLEWLRREGRIVIVGASLAGLRAAETLRDEGFAGSLTLIGDEPYEPYDRPPLSKQVLLGKAAADRTALPRRRDLDAQWRLGVAATGLDLAARHVQLADGDEVAYDRLLIATGVRARPWPNESEAELDGVFVLRTRDDAARLHSRLARGPRRVLVIGAGFTGSEIASACRERGIAVTVAERAAAPLVGALGGVIGDVAAQMQREQGVDLRCGVMVTSLEGDSAGRVRSAHLSDGAEVEADIVVVSLGSTRNTEWLAGSGLGAGPRGIACDAGCRAFDIQGLVTDDVFVAGDVARSPHPLFGYQFLSLEHWGNAVSQAETAAHNMVSAGADRRPHMWVPAFWSSQFGVNIKSVGVPSMGEEILISQGALAERKFTGVYGYQGRVIGAVSFDNSRWLPFYQRLIESTAPFPPPFPTLDRRSDGQRSLPADFPDPSVPTHGPTVTVSGYSPADRRMVFTPSR from the coding sequence GTGGACGGTGACCGCCAGCTGGAATGGTTGAGGCGCGAGGGACGGATCGTGATCGTCGGCGCCTCACTGGCCGGCTTGCGGGCCGCGGAGACGCTGCGGGACGAGGGCTTCGCCGGTTCGCTCACGCTGATTGGCGACGAGCCGTACGAGCCGTACGACCGGCCGCCCCTGTCCAAGCAGGTCCTGCTGGGGAAGGCGGCCGCCGACCGCACCGCGCTTCCCCGGCGACGGGACCTCGACGCGCAGTGGCGCCTCGGGGTCGCGGCCACCGGTCTCGACCTGGCGGCGAGGCACGTGCAACTCGCCGACGGCGACGAGGTGGCGTACGACCGGCTGCTGATCGCGACCGGTGTGCGGGCCCGTCCGTGGCCGAACGAGAGCGAGGCGGAGCTCGACGGGGTCTTCGTCCTGCGCACCCGCGACGACGCGGCCCGGCTGCACAGCCGGCTCGCACGGGGTCCACGCCGGGTGCTCGTGATCGGCGCGGGATTCACCGGCTCGGAGATCGCCTCCGCCTGCCGGGAGCGGGGAATTGCGGTCACCGTCGCGGAACGCGCCGCCGCGCCGCTGGTCGGTGCCCTCGGCGGTGTGATCGGCGATGTGGCCGCACAGATGCAGCGCGAACAGGGCGTGGACCTGCGCTGCGGTGTCATGGTCACCTCGCTGGAGGGTGACTCCGCAGGGCGCGTGCGCTCCGCCCACCTGTCCGACGGCGCCGAGGTCGAGGCGGACATCGTGGTCGTCTCGCTCGGCTCGACCCGCAACACGGAATGGCTGGCCGGATCCGGGCTGGGTGCGGGCCCCCGTGGCATCGCGTGCGACGCGGGATGCCGGGCCTTCGACATCCAGGGCCTTGTGACCGACGACGTCTTCGTCGCCGGCGACGTGGCGAGGTCCCCGCACCCGCTGTTCGGGTACCAGTTCCTGTCCCTGGAGCACTGGGGCAACGCCGTCTCGCAGGCCGAGACCGCCGCGCACAACATGGTCAGCGCCGGCGCGGACCGCCGCCCGCACATGTGGGTGCCGGCCTTCTGGTCCTCCCAGTTCGGGGTGAACATCAAATCGGTCGGGGTGCCGTCCATGGGCGAGGAGATCCTCATCAGTCAGGGTGCGCTGGCGGAGCGCAAGTTCACGGGAGTGTACGGATACCAGGGACGCGTCATCGGCGCCGTCAGCTTCGACAACTCGCGGTGGCTGCCGTTCTACCAGCGGCTGATCGAGTCGACCGCGCCGTTCCCGCCGCCGTTCCCGACCCTGGACAGGCGCTCCGACGGACAGCGCTCGCTCCCGGCCGATTTCCCCGACCCCTCCGTGCCCACCCACGGCCCGACCGTCACCGTCAGCGGCTACTCGCCCGCCGACCGGCGGATGGTCTTCACCCCCAGCCGATGA